The Streptomyces sp. NBC_01197 genome window below encodes:
- a CDS encoding DUF402 domain-containing protein gives MSSEGPAEVTVVLRKAGSTKISYPATVLSDDGTRVTVRAEWAGSGVRDFGFVRFEPGDVFTEHYWRDRWYAVKEVRTGAGELKGWYCDVTRPAELREGELVVEDLDLDLWVSLDGAEILRLDEDEFEASGLAGRDPEAARQAVQALDELELLASRGQLPHA, from the coding sequence ATGTCGTCAGAGGGTCCGGCCGAGGTGACGGTCGTCCTGCGGAAGGCCGGCAGCACAAAGATCAGCTATCCGGCGACGGTGCTCTCCGACGACGGCACCCGGGTGACCGTCCGGGCGGAGTGGGCAGGGTCGGGCGTACGGGACTTCGGCTTCGTACGGTTCGAGCCCGGTGACGTGTTCACCGAGCACTACTGGCGCGACCGGTGGTACGCGGTCAAGGAGGTCCGCACCGGAGCCGGGGAACTCAAGGGCTGGTACTGCGATGTGACCCGGCCGGCCGAGCTGCGCGAAGGCGAACTGGTGGTGGAGGATCTGGATCTCGACCTGTGGGTGTCGCTGGACGGGGCCGAGATTCTCCGGCTGGACGAGGACGAGTTCGAGGCGAGCGGTCTGGCCGGGCGCGACCCGGAGGCGGCACGGCAGGCCGTACAGGCCCTGGACGAGCTGGAACTGCTCGCCTCCCGCGGCCAGTTGCCGCACGCCTGA
- a CDS encoding GntR family transcriptional regulator — protein sequence MTLKIAIDTDAATAPYEQLRAQIAGQARSGKLPAGYRLPTVRGLAEELGLAANTVAKSYRALEADGVIETRGRNGTFVAAAGDAADREAAEAARDFAERAQRLGLAPDAARTAVDDALRAVYGK from the coding sequence GTGACTCTGAAGATCGCCATTGACACGGATGCCGCCACCGCCCCGTACGAGCAGCTGAGGGCCCAGATCGCCGGGCAGGCGCGCTCGGGGAAGCTTCCCGCCGGGTACCGGCTGCCGACGGTGCGGGGCCTGGCCGAGGAGCTCGGCCTCGCCGCGAACACGGTCGCCAAGTCGTACCGGGCGCTGGAGGCGGACGGTGTGATCGAGACGCGCGGACGCAACGGCACCTTCGTGGCGGCCGCCGGTGACGCGGCGGACCGCGAGGCGGCGGAGGCGGCGCGGGACTTCGCCGAGCGCGCCCAGCGGCTGGGCCTCGCTCCGGACGCGGCCCGCACCGCGGTCGACGACGCGCTGCGGGCGGTCTACGGGAAGTAG
- a CDS encoding DUF5925 domain-containing protein, which yields MSANPEASLPIRLNVDDSDSPSDVVDALFLGRFATGEQPYSHSSSIDRVKKGLTLLPPGATVLRAARDDDRSATLAEGEGWTLLVSRWSRGADVTVTAVSEELATKVLKQSTDDAQDEPEPQPENVAMGFWYVSPRRGPHRTTRQIAAGTWDEVRPNYTAPVADALDGLMKVTPDDISGRLLLLHGPPGTGKTSALRTLARSWRDWCQVDCVLDPERLFNDVGYLMDIAIGEDDGSAKGRWRLLLLEDCDELIRGEAKHTAGQALSRLLNLTDGLLGQGRNVLVGVTTNEDLERLHPAVVRPGRCLARIEVGPLTRKESTAWLGTDEGVGREGTTLAELYALRRGAGPASVPAQERGADAGLYL from the coding sequence ATGTCCGCAAACCCTGAGGCATCCCTGCCGATCCGGCTCAACGTCGACGACAGCGATTCGCCGTCCGATGTCGTGGACGCGCTGTTCCTCGGCCGCTTCGCCACGGGAGAGCAGCCGTACTCGCACAGTTCCTCGATCGACCGCGTCAAGAAGGGGCTCACCCTGCTGCCGCCCGGCGCGACCGTGCTGCGGGCGGCCCGGGACGACGACCGCAGCGCGACGCTTGCCGAGGGCGAGGGGTGGACGCTGCTCGTCTCGCGCTGGAGCCGCGGCGCCGACGTCACCGTCACCGCGGTCAGCGAGGAGCTGGCGACGAAGGTACTGAAGCAGTCGACGGATGACGCGCAGGACGAGCCCGAACCGCAGCCCGAGAACGTCGCCATGGGGTTCTGGTACGTCTCCCCGCGCCGCGGTCCGCACCGCACCACCCGGCAGATCGCGGCCGGTACCTGGGACGAGGTGCGGCCCAACTACACGGCGCCGGTGGCCGATGCGCTGGACGGACTGATGAAGGTCACTCCGGACGACATCTCGGGCCGGCTGCTCCTGCTGCACGGTCCGCCCGGCACCGGGAAGACGTCGGCGCTGCGCACCCTGGCCCGGTCCTGGCGGGACTGGTGCCAGGTGGACTGCGTGCTCGACCCGGAGCGGCTGTTCAACGACGTCGGCTATCTGATGGACATCGCCATCGGCGAGGACGACGGTTCGGCGAAGGGCCGCTGGCGGCTGCTGCTCCTCGAGGACTGCGACGAGCTGATCCGCGGCGAGGCCAAGCACACCGCGGGGCAGGCGCTGTCACGGCTGCTGAACCTCACGGACGGGCTGCTGGGCCAGGGCCGCAATGTCCTGGTGGGCGTCACCACCAATGAGGACCTGGAGCGTCTGCACCCCGCCGTGGTGCGTCCGGGCCGCTGCCTGGCCCGGATCGAGGTCGGCCCGCTGACCCGCAAGGAGTCGACGGCGTGGCTGGGCACGGACGAGGGCGTCGGCCGGGAGGGCACGACGCTCGCGGAGCTGTACGCGCTGCGGCGGGGTGCGGGGCCGGCGTCCGTCCCCGCACAGGAACGGGGCGCGGACGCGGGGCTGTACCTGTAG
- a CDS encoding SGNH/GDSL hydrolase family protein yields the protein MKLSRFVTFSSSVLLAVGLALTGAGAAQAAQPAASTSYVALGDSYSSGVGSGSYDSSSGNCKRSSLAYPKLWAAAHSPSSFAFVACSGARTSDVLSSQLSALNSSTGLVSLTIGGNDAGFADTMTTCVLKSQAACLAALATANTYIDSTLPGLLDKVYAAITAKSPSAHVVVLGYPRFYQLNGTCIAGLSETERSAINSASDHLNAVTAKRAADHGFAFGDVTSAFSGHEICSSDSWLHSVNFLNPTESYHPTAAGQSGGYLPVLTAQD from the coding sequence ATGAAATTGTCCAGATTTGTGACTTTCTCATCCTCTGTTCTGCTCGCCGTCGGACTCGCCCTCACCGGGGCGGGCGCGGCGCAGGCTGCCCAACCGGCCGCATCCACCAGCTATGTGGCCCTCGGCGACTCGTACTCGTCCGGTGTCGGATCCGGCAGCTACGACAGCTCGAGCGGGAACTGCAAGCGCAGCAGCCTCGCGTACCCGAAACTGTGGGCGGCGGCCCACTCACCCTCGTCGTTCGCCTTCGTCGCCTGCTCGGGCGCCCGTACGAGTGACGTCCTCTCCAGCCAGCTCTCCGCGCTGAATTCCTCGACCGGTCTGGTCTCCCTCACCATCGGCGGCAACGACGCGGGCTTCGCCGACACCATGACCACCTGCGTCCTGAAGTCCCAGGCGGCCTGTCTCGCCGCCCTCGCGACAGCCAACACGTACATCGACTCGACGCTGCCCGGCCTGCTGGACAAGGTCTACGCGGCGATCACCGCCAAGTCCCCCTCCGCGCATGTGGTCGTGCTCGGCTATCCGCGCTTCTACCAGCTGAACGGCACGTGTATCGCCGGGCTGAGCGAGACGGAGCGCAGCGCCATCAATTCGGCGTCCGACCACCTCAACGCGGTGACCGCCAAACGCGCCGCCGACCACGGCTTCGCGTTCGGCGACGTCACCTCCGCCTTCTCCGGACATGAGATCTGCTCGTCCGACAGCTGGCTGCACAGCGTGAACTTCCTCAATCCGACCGAGTCCTACCACCCCACGGCAGCCGGCCAGTCCGGCGGCTATCTGCCCGTGCTCACCGCACAGGACTGA
- a CDS encoding type ISP restriction/modification enzyme, with protein sequence MRTVTDDAPLLDDLMPWSVGSPRLGRDWVVAPDARSLKARWDTLVRADGPERERLFRPTRSRTPESSVPALPGQPTGTVRFSRESGPCPEPVRLGCGPFDEQWLIPDHRLLDAARPELWRVADEHQLFAVEQAGATGDSATRNSAGRNSAAGDSAAQDSSPALLVSAVLPDGRSPAGRPGRIRPLHRRPGGAEPNIAPGLADLLTARYGQEVTAEQILAWAVAAAGPVPGGCAVPLTADPELWSSGTELGRRLLRIQLRGARGGERPRLPGGRRPYVRAAVPPRPGTLTYDPGEEALLLGTGRISPVPAEAWDFTVGGARVLDLWFGRRTAPAQPGTLEALRPAGWPPEWSSELLELITVLALLAGLRSRQGELRRKLESGPRIGRADLEAAGVLPVPAAARRPASVLDHHEEGPEGQFALL encoded by the coding sequence ATGCGGACCGTGACGGATGACGCTCCCCTGCTCGACGATCTGATGCCCTGGTCGGTAGGGTCCCCGCGGCTGGGGCGCGACTGGGTGGTGGCGCCCGACGCCCGTTCGCTGAAGGCGCGCTGGGACACCCTGGTACGGGCCGACGGGCCGGAACGCGAGCGGCTGTTCCGCCCCACCAGGTCCAGGACGCCGGAGAGTTCCGTACCCGCGCTGCCGGGCCAGCCCACCGGGACGGTCCGCTTCAGCCGTGAGTCGGGCCCGTGTCCCGAACCGGTACGGCTCGGATGCGGCCCCTTCGACGAACAGTGGCTGATCCCGGACCACCGGCTGCTGGACGCCGCCCGCCCGGAGCTGTGGCGGGTCGCCGACGAGCACCAGCTCTTCGCCGTCGAGCAGGCCGGCGCCACAGGAGACAGCGCCACGCGGAACAGCGCGGGGCGGAACAGTGCGGCGGGAGACAGTGCCGCACAGGACTCAAGCCCGGCACTGCTGGTCTCGGCCGTGCTCCCGGACGGCCGTTCCCCGGCGGGCCGCCCCGGCCGGATCAGGCCGCTGCACCGCAGGCCCGGCGGGGCCGAGCCCAACATCGCGCCGGGGCTGGCGGATCTGCTCACCGCGCGGTACGGGCAGGAGGTCACCGCCGAGCAGATACTCGCCTGGGCGGTGGCCGCGGCCGGACCGGTGCCCGGCGGGTGCGCCGTACCGCTGACCGCCGACCCGGAGCTCTGGTCGTCCGGGACCGAACTGGGGCGGCGCTTGCTCCGCATCCAGCTGCGCGGGGCACGCGGCGGCGAACGGCCCCGGCTGCCCGGCGGCCGCCGCCCCTATGTGCGGGCCGCCGTCCCGCCCCGGCCCGGCACGCTCACGTACGACCCCGGCGAGGAGGCCCTGCTGCTCGGCACCGGGCGTATCTCGCCGGTACCCGCCGAGGCCTGGGACTTCACGGTGGGCGGTGCCCGGGTGCTCGACCTCTGGTTCGGGCGCAGGACCGCTCCGGCGCAGCCCGGCACGCTGGAGGCGCTGCGGCCGGCCGGCTGGCCCCCGGAGTGGAGCTCCGAACTGCTGGAGCTGATCACCGTGCTGGCCCTGCTGGCCGGACTCCGCTCCAGGCAGGGCGAGTTGCGGCGGAAGCTGGAGTCGGGCCCGCGCATCGGGCGGGCCGACCTGGAAGCGGCAGGCGTCCTTCCGGTACCCGCGGCGGCCCGTCGCCCCGCGTCGGTGCTCGACCACCACGAGGAGGGCCCGGAAGGCCAGTTCGCTCTGCTGTGA
- a CDS encoding SPFH domain-containing protein, with protein sequence MGLFDSIRGEFIDIVEWTDDSRDTIVWRFPRHDNEIKMGARLVVRESQTAVFVNEGRIADVFQPGTYTLETQNLPLLSTLKGWKYGFDSPFKAEVYFVTTRQFTDMKWGTQNPVIVRDAEFGMVRLRAFGAFAARVVDPAALLRELAGTDPQFRTEEVQEYLRQLIVGKLGSALANSGVPMLDLATQQEAIGVKLAGVLTQELAPVGIAVPKFIIENISLPPEVEQAIDTRSRMGIAGNLDQYTQFQAADALGAGARTPGSGVGEGMGLGLGMAAGQRMAAGLAPQQSAAAPAAPAPAAGPPPLPAREQWFVGVNGAQQGPYDSTALSGLVGAGTLTRETLVWKDGMPGWLPADQVPGVSGLFGSVPPPFPQQG encoded by the coding sequence ATGGGGCTGTTCGACAGCATCCGCGGAGAATTCATTGACATCGTCGAGTGGACCGACGACAGCCGGGACACCATCGTGTGGCGATTCCCGCGTCATGACAACGAGATCAAGATGGGTGCCAGGCTCGTCGTGCGCGAGTCGCAGACGGCGGTCTTCGTCAACGAGGGCCGGATAGCTGATGTCTTCCAGCCCGGCACCTACACACTGGAGACGCAGAACCTGCCGCTGCTCTCCACGCTGAAGGGCTGGAAGTACGGGTTCGACTCGCCGTTCAAGGCCGAGGTGTACTTCGTCACCACCCGCCAGTTCACCGACATGAAGTGGGGCACGCAGAACCCCGTCATCGTCCGCGACGCCGAGTTCGGCATGGTGCGGCTCCGGGCCTTCGGCGCCTTCGCCGCCCGGGTGGTGGATCCGGCCGCGCTGCTGCGCGAGCTGGCGGGCACCGACCCGCAGTTCCGCACCGAGGAGGTGCAGGAGTACCTGCGCCAGCTGATCGTCGGCAAGCTGGGCAGCGCGCTGGCCAACTCGGGCGTGCCGATGCTGGATCTGGCGACCCAGCAGGAGGCCATCGGCGTCAAGCTGGCGGGTGTGCTCACCCAGGAACTGGCGCCGGTCGGTATCGCGGTCCCCAAGTTCATCATCGAGAACATCTCGCTGCCGCCGGAGGTGGAGCAGGCGATCGACACCCGCTCCCGGATGGGCATCGCGGGCAATCTCGACCAGTACACCCAGTTCCAGGCGGCCGACGCGCTCGGCGCAGGCGCTCGGACCCCCGGCAGCGGTGTCGGCGAGGGCATGGGGCTCGGCCTCGGGATGGCCGCCGGTCAGCGGATGGCCGCCGGGCTCGCCCCGCAGCAGTCCGCGGCGGCTCCCGCAGCGCCCGCACCGGCGGCAGGTCCGCCGCCGCTGCCCGCGCGGGAGCAGTGGTTCGTCGGCGTCAACGGCGCCCAGCAGGGACCGTACGACAGCACCGCGCTGAGCGGCCTGGTGGGCGCGGGCACCCTGACGCGCGAGACGCTCGTCTGGAAGGACGGGATGCCGGGCTGGCTCCCCGCCGACCAGGTGCCCGGGGTCAGCGGGCTCTTCGGGTCCGTTCCACCGCCGTTCCCCCAGCAGGGCTGA
- a CDS encoding GntR family transcriptional regulator produces the protein MTAFAPDSLVLNRRLPLWYQVSQSLRASILGRRPQDPLRLPTEEQLAGHYGVSVLTMRQALKELETEGLITRHRRRGTFIDPGARPSAPRRLLGSIDAIVAQQSGERTTVLSHGPAPVPGELAEHFPGLDEIVGYTRLRCDGESGEPTNWAENALRPEIAAAVRISDLERWPMTKVLRDGVGVRISRITDTVEARLADPVTAELLQVPLLSPILHYTGVTYDEAGQVVDVARIRYRGDRFSFSVTVEAP, from the coding sequence GTGACCGCCTTCGCGCCCGACTCGCTGGTCCTGAACCGCAGGCTGCCCCTCTGGTACCAGGTCTCGCAGTCGCTGCGGGCCTCGATACTTGGCCGCCGTCCGCAGGATCCGCTGCGGCTGCCGACCGAGGAACAACTGGCCGGGCACTACGGCGTCAGCGTGCTCACCATGCGCCAGGCCCTCAAGGAACTGGAGACGGAGGGCCTGATCACCCGGCACCGGCGGCGCGGCACCTTCATCGACCCCGGCGCACGGCCGAGCGCCCCGCGCCGCCTGCTGGGGTCGATCGACGCGATCGTCGCCCAGCAGTCGGGCGAGCGGACGACCGTACTCAGCCACGGACCGGCCCCGGTACCGGGCGAGCTCGCCGAGCACTTCCCAGGGCTGGACGAGATAGTCGGCTACACCCGGCTGCGCTGTGACGGCGAGAGCGGCGAGCCGACCAACTGGGCGGAGAACGCGCTCCGTCCGGAGATCGCCGCCGCCGTCCGGATCAGCGACCTGGAGCGCTGGCCGATGACCAAGGTCCTGCGCGACGGGGTCGGGGTGCGGATCAGCCGGATCACCGACACGGTCGAGGCCCGGCTCGCGGACCCGGTGACGGCCGAGCTCCTCCAGGTTCCGCTGCTCTCGCCGATCCTGCACTACACGGGCGTGACCTACGACGAGGCGGGCCAGGTCGTGGATGTGGCCCGGATCCGGTACCGGGGCGACAGGTTCTCGTTCTCCGTGACGGTGGAAGCGCCCTGA
- the hmgA gene encoding homogentisate 1,2-dioxygenase has protein sequence MTTTEQARELERAGEIERARETAGALVYSSGFGNEHSTEAVPGALPHGRNSPQRAPLGLYAEQLSGSAFTEPRAHNRRSWLYRIRPSAAHPPFVRIENGTVRGAPFTEKVPDPNRLRWDPMPEPAPGTDFLAGLWTLGGNGDATMRSGMAVHLYHANSPMTDRVFSDADGELLIVPESGGLLIRTELGLLSARPGEVALIPRGVRFRVELLDEVVRGYVCENYGRPFQLPNLGPIGANGLANARDFLAPVAAYEDDGGDGRPVQVVNKYCGNLWAAEYDHSPLDVVAWHGNHAPYVYDLHRFNVMGSISYDHPDPSIFTVLTSPSDTEGLAGVDFVVFAPRWLVGEDTFRPPYFHRNVMSEYMGLIEGAYDAKTAGKGGFVPGGGSLHNMMSAHGPDRETFERAGAAELKPQKIDDGLAFMFETRWPVTATAQAAEAGHLQTGYDDVWQGLARHWEG, from the coding sequence ATGACGACTACCGAGCAGGCCAGAGAGCTTGAGCGGGCCGGAGAGATCGAGCGGGCCAGGGAGACGGCCGGGGCGCTCGTGTACTCGTCGGGCTTCGGCAATGAGCACAGCACGGAGGCGGTGCCCGGCGCCCTGCCGCACGGCCGGAACTCGCCGCAGCGCGCCCCGCTCGGGCTCTACGCGGAACAGCTCAGCGGCTCCGCGTTCACCGAGCCCCGCGCGCACAACCGCCGCTCCTGGCTGTACCGGATCAGGCCGTCCGCCGCGCATCCTCCCTTCGTGCGGATCGAGAACGGCACGGTGCGCGGCGCGCCGTTCACCGAGAAAGTTCCCGACCCCAACCGGCTGCGCTGGGACCCGATGCCCGAGCCCGCCCCTGGCACGGACTTCCTGGCCGGCCTGTGGACCCTGGGCGGCAACGGCGACGCGACCATGCGCTCCGGGATGGCGGTGCACCTCTACCACGCCAACTCGCCCATGACCGACCGGGTGTTCAGCGACGCCGACGGCGAGCTGCTGATCGTCCCGGAGAGCGGCGGGCTCCTCATCCGTACCGAGCTGGGGCTGCTGAGCGCGCGGCCCGGTGAGGTCGCGCTGATCCCGCGCGGGGTCCGGTTCCGCGTCGAGCTGCTGGACGAGGTGGTCCGCGGCTATGTGTGCGAGAACTACGGCCGCCCCTTCCAGCTCCCCAACCTCGGCCCGATCGGCGCCAACGGCCTGGCCAACGCACGGGACTTCCTGGCCCCGGTGGCCGCCTACGAGGACGACGGGGGCGACGGGCGCCCGGTCCAGGTGGTCAACAAGTACTGCGGCAACCTCTGGGCCGCGGAGTACGACCACTCGCCGCTGGACGTCGTGGCCTGGCACGGCAACCACGCGCCGTACGTCTACGACCTGCACCGGTTCAATGTGATGGGGTCCATCAGCTACGACCACCCGGACCCGTCGATCTTCACGGTGCTGACGTCCCCGTCCGACACCGAGGGGCTCGCCGGTGTCGATTTCGTGGTCTTCGCGCCGCGCTGGCTGGTCGGCGAGGACACGTTCCGGCCGCCGTACTTCCACCGCAACGTGATGAGCGAGTACATGGGGCTGATCGAGGGCGCGTACGACGCGAAGACGGCGGGCAAGGGCGGATTCGTACCGGGTGGCGGCTCCCTGCACAACATGATGTCCGCGCACGGCCCTGACCGGGAGACCTTCGAGCGGGCCGGCGCCGCCGAGCTCAAACCGCAGAAGATCGACGACGGGCTCGCCTTCATGTTCGAGACGCGCTGGCCGGTGACGGCGACCGCGCAGGCGGCGGAGGCCGGTCATCTGCAGACCGGTTACGACGACGTGTGGCAGGGGCTGGCCAGGCACTGGGAGGGCTGA
- a CDS encoding TetR family transcriptional regulator, with product MERMADPNALRRVPVQQRSAERLTRILDACAEILDEGGYERLTTRAVAARAAVPIGSVYRFFGNKRAMADALAQRNLDGYAARITDRLTALPAADWRGVIDAVLDEYLAMRRTVPGFAFVDFGGPAALDEPNPKVADRLTGLLASHLGRAADDRLRRKVLVGVEATDALLQLAFRAEPSGDAGLIAEVRELLHAYLGPVLD from the coding sequence ATGGAGCGCATGGCCGATCCGAACGCGCTCCGGCGCGTCCCCGTACAGCAGCGCAGTGCCGAGCGGCTGACCCGGATACTCGACGCCTGCGCGGAAATCCTCGACGAGGGCGGGTACGAGCGGCTGACCACCCGCGCCGTCGCCGCGCGGGCGGCCGTCCCCATCGGCTCCGTCTACCGCTTCTTCGGAAACAAGCGCGCGATGGCGGACGCCCTGGCGCAGCGCAATCTGGACGGCTACGCGGCCCGGATCACCGACCGGCTCACCGCGCTCCCCGCAGCCGACTGGCGCGGGGTGATCGACGCCGTACTCGACGAGTACCTCGCCATGCGGCGGACCGTCCCCGGATTCGCCTTCGTCGACTTCGGCGGCCCGGCGGCACTGGACGAACCCAACCCGAAGGTCGCCGACCGCCTCACCGGACTGCTCGCGTCCCACCTCGGCAGGGCCGCCGACGACAGGCTGCGCCGCAAGGTACTCGTCGGTGTCGAGGCGACCGACGCGCTGCTCCAACTCGCCTTCCGCGCCGAGCCGTCGGGGGACGCGGGGCTGATAGCGGAGGTCCGGGAGCTGCTGCACGCGTATCTCGGACCCGTACTGGACTGA
- a CDS encoding aldehyde dehydrogenase family protein has translation MKAHDGMYIGGEWRPAAGPDTIAVVNPADEQVIGHVPAGTPEDVDAAVRAARAAFPAWAATAPAERAARIGALRDVLVARRDEIAETVTAELGAPPQFSRAVHAGVPALVAASYAELAATYPFKETVGNSTVLSEPIGVVGAITPWNYPLHQIVAKVAPALAAGCTVVLKPAEDTPLTAQLFAEATAEAGLPAGVFNLVTGVGSVAGQALAGHEGVDLVSFTGSTAVGRQIGAVAGAAVKRVALELGGKSANVILPSADLAKAVGVGVANVMGNSGQTCSAWTRMLVHRDQYDEAVTLAAAAAAKYAPGERMGPLVNAKQLDRVRGYIEKGVEEGARLVAGGPEAPLERGYYVSPTVFADVTPGMTIAQEEIFGPVVSVIAYEDEEDALRIANGTVYGLAGAVWAGEESEAVAFARRMDTGQVDINGGRFNPLAPFGGYKQSGVGRELGSHGLAEYLQTKSLQF, from the coding sequence ATGAAGGCCCACGACGGCATGTACATCGGCGGCGAGTGGCGGCCCGCGGCCGGCCCGGACACCATCGCGGTGGTGAATCCGGCCGACGAGCAGGTCATCGGCCATGTCCCGGCCGGTACGCCGGAGGACGTCGACGCGGCGGTACGGGCGGCCCGTGCGGCCTTCCCGGCCTGGGCAGCGACGGCGCCCGCCGAGCGCGCCGCCAGGATCGGGGCCCTGCGCGATGTACTGGTCGCGCGCCGGGACGAGATCGCGGAGACCGTCACCGCCGAGCTGGGCGCGCCCCCGCAGTTCTCCCGGGCCGTGCACGCGGGCGTACCCGCGCTGGTCGCGGCTTCGTACGCGGAACTGGCCGCCACCTACCCCTTCAAGGAGACGGTCGGCAACTCCACCGTCCTCTCCGAACCGATCGGCGTGGTCGGCGCGATCACCCCCTGGAACTACCCGCTGCACCAGATCGTCGCCAAGGTGGCCCCGGCGCTCGCCGCGGGGTGCACGGTCGTCCTGAAGCCGGCCGAGGACACCCCGCTGACGGCGCAGCTGTTCGCCGAGGCGACCGCGGAAGCGGGGCTGCCCGCCGGGGTCTTCAACCTGGTCACCGGAGTCGGTTCGGTCGCCGGCCAGGCGCTGGCCGGGCACGAAGGCGTGGACCTGGTCTCCTTCACCGGCTCCACCGCCGTCGGCCGCCAGATCGGCGCGGTCGCCGGCGCGGCGGTCAAGCGCGTCGCCCTGGAGCTCGGCGGGAAGTCCGCCAACGTGATCCTGCCGAGCGCCGACCTGGCCAAGGCGGTGGGTGTCGGCGTCGCCAACGTCATGGGCAACTCCGGCCAGACGTGCAGCGCCTGGACCAGGATGCTGGTCCACCGCGACCAGTATGACGAGGCGGTCACCCTCGCGGCGGCCGCCGCCGCCAAGTACGCCCCGGGCGAGCGGATGGGGCCGCTGGTCAACGCCAAGCAGCTGGACCGGGTCCGCGGATACATCGAGAAGGGCGTCGAGGAGGGGGCCAGGCTCGTCGCGGGCGGCCCCGAGGCACCGCTGGAGCGGGGGTACTACGTCAGCCCGACCGTCTTCGCCGATGTCACCCCCGGCATGACCATCGCACAGGAGGAGATCTTCGGTCCGGTCGTCTCGGTCATCGCCTACGAGGACGAGGAGGACGCCCTGCGGATCGCCAACGGCACCGTCTACGGCCTCGCGGGTGCGGTCTGGGCCGGTGAGGAGAGCGAGGCGGTGGCTTTCGCGCGGCGGATGGACACCGGCCAGGTCGACATCAACGGCGGCCGCTTCAACCCGCTCGCGCCCTTCGGCGGTTACAAGCAGTCCGGCGTCGGCCGCGAGCTCGGCTCGCACGGTCTCGCCGAGTACCTCCAGACCAAGTCCCTGCAGTTCTGA
- a CDS encoding Zn-dependent alcohol dehydrogenase produces the protein MVRAAVLSAVGSPLEVTGIELPEPGPGQVRVRLAAAGVCHSDLSLANGTMRVPVPAVLGHEGAGTVVSVGEGVTHVAPGAGVVLNWAPSCGTCHACSLGEVWLCADALSGAGRIHARTADGTELHPGLNVAAFAEETVVAANCVLPVPDGIPLTDAALLGCAVLTGYGAVHHSSRVRAGETVAVFGAGGVGLATLQSARIAGASAIIAVDVSPAKEELARAAGATEFVVASETTAKDIRRLTGGHGVDAAVECVGRAATIRTAWESTRRGGRTTVVGIGGKDQQVTFNALELFHWGRTLSGCVYGNSDPAQDLPVLAGHIRAGRLDVGSMVTERIGLEGIPGAFENMLAGKGGRALVVFE, from the coding sequence ATGGTCCGCGCAGCCGTCCTGTCCGCCGTCGGTTCCCCTCTGGAGGTCACCGGCATCGAACTGCCCGAGCCCGGCCCCGGCCAGGTCCGGGTCCGTCTCGCCGCAGCCGGGGTCTGTCACTCCGACCTCTCCCTGGCGAACGGCACCATGCGGGTGCCGGTCCCCGCGGTCCTCGGCCACGAGGGTGCGGGCACCGTCGTCTCCGTGGGCGAGGGCGTCACCCATGTCGCCCCCGGTGCCGGTGTCGTCCTCAACTGGGCCCCGTCCTGCGGGACATGCCATGCCTGCTCGCTGGGCGAGGTGTGGCTCTGCGCGGACGCGCTGTCGGGGGCCGGCCGCATCCACGCCCGTACCGCCGACGGCACCGAGCTGCATCCCGGCCTGAACGTCGCGGCGTTCGCCGAGGAGACGGTCGTCGCCGCGAACTGCGTCCTGCCGGTGCCCGACGGTATTCCGCTCACCGACGCGGCGCTGCTGGGCTGTGCGGTCCTCACCGGGTACGGCGCCGTGCACCACTCGTCGCGGGTCCGCGCGGGGGAGACGGTCGCGGTCTTCGGGGCGGGCGGGGTCGGCCTCGCGACGCTGCAGTCCGCGCGGATCGCGGGTGCGTCGGCGATCATCGCGGTGGACGTCTCCCCGGCGAAGGAGGAACTCGCGCGGGCCGCCGGTGCCACCGAGTTCGTGGTGGCGTCCGAAACGACGGCCAAGGACATCCGCCGGCTGACGGGCGGCCACGGCGTGGACGCCGCGGTCGAGTGCGTGGGCCGCGCGGCGACGATCCGTACGGCCTGGGAGTCGACGCGGCGCGGCGGCCGCACGACGGTGGTCGGCATCGGAGGCAAGGACCAGCAGGTCACCTTCAACGCCCTGGAACTCTTCCACTGGGGCCGTACGCTCTCCGGCTGCGTCTACGGCAACTCCGACCCGGCGCAGGACCTCCCCGTGCTCGCCGGGCACATCAGGGCGGGCCGGCTCGACGTCGGGTCGATGGTGACAGAGCGCATCGGCCTGGAGGGGATTCCCGGGGCGTTCGAGAACATGCTGGCGGGCAAGGGCGGACGGGCGCTGGTGGTCTTCGAGTAG